One genomic region from Maridesulfovibrio ferrireducens encodes:
- a CDS encoding arsenate reductase ArsC, producing the protein MDNKLNILFLCTGNSCRSQMAEGWARHLKSDLINAYSAGIEIHGLNLNAVKVMAEAGVDISGHKSRHIDEFKDVAIDFVVTVCGHAHETCPYFPGNCKVTHVGFDDPPKMAKELADKGASEEEQFYCYRKVRDEIKAYVETLPESLK; encoded by the coding sequence ATGGATAATAAACTGAATATACTTTTTCTTTGCACCGGGAATTCATGCAGAAGCCAGATGGCTGAAGGGTGGGCGCGTCATCTTAAAAGTGACTTGATTAACGCTTATTCCGCTGGAATAGAGATTCATGGTTTGAATCTGAATGCTGTGAAAGTAATGGCGGAAGCTGGAGTTGATATTTCGGGACATAAATCCCGCCATATCGATGAGTTCAAGGACGTTGCAATTGATTTTGTTGTTACCGTTTGCGGGCATGCGCATGAAACCTGTCCATATTTTCCAGGTAATTGTAAAGTTACGCATGTCGGTTTTGATGATCCTCCGAAGATGGCGAAGGAATTAGCGGATAAAGGCGCATCAGAAGAAGAACAATTCTATTGTTACAGAAAAGTGCGTGATGAAATTAAAGCTTATGTTGAAACGCTTCCTGAGAGTTTGAAGTGA
- the rsgA gene encoding ribosome small subunit-dependent GTPase A, which translates to MNQNEYSLAELGWKDSFRDQLSADEQTNSLPARVIKTHKGHLVVSTGKNEHLLQIAETGVGSLNEQPTVGDWLLLDGESLVPLRLLTRSSLLQRMSPGQEVKLQPIAANIDTLLIVSSCNTEFNLNRLERYICLALDAGIEFVMVLTKADLADNAEEFKTKARQLHKTMPIMVVDAKDKDSVDCLQKWFSKGESLILLGSSGVGKTTLLNTINGTEKNKTGSIRLADDKGRHTTTTRSLHVMPSGALLIDVPGIRELQLHDCEAGVYNAFSEIVELIEECRFADCSHTKEPGCAIRKALDEDRIDIRRLKNYLKLLSETLQNKENISEKIKRKSSSGKKKKQAKSKWIG; encoded by the coding sequence TTGAATCAAAATGAATATTCTTTAGCTGAACTTGGTTGGAAAGACTCTTTCCGAGACCAACTCTCTGCCGATGAACAGACTAATTCCCTGCCTGCCAGAGTTATAAAAACTCACAAGGGCCATCTAGTTGTTTCTACTGGAAAAAATGAACATCTTTTACAAATAGCTGAAACCGGTGTTGGCAGTTTAAACGAACAGCCCACTGTCGGAGACTGGCTTTTATTGGATGGCGAATCATTAGTTCCTTTACGTTTACTGACACGCTCCAGCCTTCTTCAAAGAATGAGCCCGGGGCAGGAAGTTAAACTTCAACCAATTGCAGCGAATATCGACACCCTACTAATTGTCTCTTCCTGCAATACGGAATTTAACCTTAACCGCCTTGAACGATATATATGCCTTGCACTTGATGCCGGAATTGAATTTGTAATGGTTCTGACCAAAGCAGACTTAGCTGATAACGCTGAGGAATTTAAAACCAAAGCAAGACAGCTGCACAAAACTATGCCGATTATGGTTGTTGATGCTAAAGATAAAGACAGTGTTGACTGCTTACAAAAATGGTTCAGCAAAGGTGAATCTCTAATTTTGTTAGGTTCCTCAGGAGTAGGAAAAACAACCCTGCTGAACACTATCAACGGAACCGAAAAAAACAAAACAGGCTCAATCCGTCTAGCAGATGACAAAGGACGTCACACTACCACCACACGCTCTCTCCATGTCATGCCATCCGGTGCTTTGTTGATTGATGTACCCGGTATAAGAGAATTACAACTTCACGACTGCGAAGCCGGAGTGTATAATGCATTCTCAGAAATTGTTGAACTGATTGAAGAATGTAGATTTGCAGATTGCAGCCACACAAAAGAACCGGGATGTGCAATAAGAAAAGCTCTTGATGAAGACAGAATTGATATCCGAAGACTTAAAAATTATCTTAAATTATTAAGCGAAACACTGCAAAACAAAGAAAACATTTCTGAAAAAATTAAAAGAAAATCAAGCTCAGGTAAAAAGAAGAAACAGGCTAAATCTAAATGGATTGGCTAA
- a CDS encoding TIGR01777 family oxidoreductase translates to MRVVITGGTGFIGKKLSKALAVKGYQVFSLTRSTRVSDISGVRNVVWDGESSSGWEEFAEGATAIVNLAGENIASGRWNEAKKNRILSSRLAAGQAVNEAVARAKVRPKVVIQASATGYYGPTGAEPVTEESPAGDSFLAEVAKKWEASTAGVETHGVRRAIVRTGMVLGYGGALSKMIVPFKLGLGSYLGNGHQGVSWVHIDDEVRAIIYLIENKSCKGVYNLSSTHPVTSNKFMETLGQVLDKPVYLRVPAFILKIILGQMAEEVLLNGQFVLPERLITAGFNFEHLDLKEALSHFID, encoded by the coding sequence ATGCGAGTTGTTATCACGGGCGGAACCGGATTTATAGGCAAAAAGTTAAGTAAAGCTCTGGCAGTTAAAGGATATCAAGTCTTTTCTTTAACAAGATCGACAAGAGTTTCTGATATTTCCGGCGTAAGAAATGTTGTTTGGGATGGAGAGTCTTCATCGGGTTGGGAGGAATTTGCAGAAGGCGCTACTGCAATAGTAAATCTTGCCGGGGAAAACATAGCTTCAGGTCGTTGGAATGAGGCTAAAAAAAATAGAATTTTAAGCAGTAGATTAGCAGCAGGACAGGCTGTAAATGAAGCTGTTGCAAGAGCAAAAGTTCGTCCGAAGGTCGTAATACAAGCCTCGGCTACAGGTTATTACGGTCCAACAGGAGCTGAACCGGTTACTGAGGAGTCCCCGGCCGGCGATTCTTTTTTGGCTGAAGTTGCTAAAAAGTGGGAAGCTTCGACCGCCGGAGTCGAAACGCATGGAGTTAGAAGGGCAATTGTTCGAACAGGTATGGTTTTAGGATATGGCGGAGCTCTGAGTAAAATGATCGTCCCTTTTAAGTTGGGTCTGGGGAGTTATCTCGGGAATGGTCATCAAGGCGTTTCTTGGGTTCATATTGATGATGAAGTCAGGGCAATTATTTATTTGATTGAAAACAAATCTTGTAAGGGTGTTTATAATTTGAGTTCAACGCACCCTGTAACTTCGAATAAGTTTATGGAAACACTTGGGCAGGTTTTAGATAAGCCTGTTTATTTACGGGTGCCTGCATTTATTCTTAAGATTATACTCGGTCAGATGGCAGAAGAAGTGCTGTTAAACGGTCAGTTTGTATTACCTGAAAGACTGATAACAGCCGGATTTAATTTTGAGCATCTGGATCTTAAAGAAGCGTTAAGTCACTTTATTGATTAA
- a CDS encoding ATP-binding protein, with amino-acid sequence MKKNISVSIRIPADPAYIPIASFAAYECAVKRGFTQIDAERISLALEEAVNNAIEFSYGASRDKLEINIFRTAQGLGTKLQSLGIPLEQERLPQYKPERMDEFDDTSGLSFFLMKKLMDRVSISIKNGDERELLMTKYLPGIKMENCAQNNEEAKSEKGRPKLKRINTTHILRLATPNDAEAISRLVLRAHGEVMFCEHIYYPDRVKEMLESGEMVSGVAEAECGELIGHCALVADTPGTKVEEFTYGVMDGRFRSRGVTELAGVVINEASKRGIYAIYSMAVTNHVHSQRILLAEGFKECSLFLAASPASHCWNNSNDNIPARIGNLVFLKELKTDKSEKLYIPARHEMMVRRIYEHLGSNITQAETPKSAQITTQHSQIYTKADLKEGWTSIIVLEYGIDFFPHIKHQFHNACAHGIPSIQIMLPLNNPATPAISEKFENMDFFFAGIGLSDDGNENIVLQYLNNAEPDFEKVHIHSDFARELKDYVQKQFEL; translated from the coding sequence ATGAAAAAAAATATTTCTGTTTCAATACGCATACCGGCAGATCCTGCTTATATACCGATAGCCAGTTTCGCGGCTTATGAATGCGCAGTTAAAAGAGGCTTTACGCAGATAGATGCGGAACGAATAAGCCTTGCATTAGAAGAAGCCGTGAACAATGCAATTGAATTCAGCTACGGAGCATCTCGAGATAAACTTGAGATAAATATTTTTAGAACAGCACAAGGATTAGGAACGAAACTTCAATCATTGGGTATCCCATTAGAACAGGAACGTCTCCCACAATATAAACCCGAAAGAATGGATGAATTTGACGACACATCAGGACTCAGTTTCTTTCTTATGAAAAAACTGATGGACCGAGTTTCAATATCCATCAAAAATGGAGATGAACGGGAACTTTTGATGACCAAATATCTACCCGGTATAAAAATGGAGAACTGTGCCCAAAACAATGAGGAAGCCAAATCCGAAAAAGGCCGTCCTAAATTAAAAAGAATAAATACCACGCACATTCTTCGACTTGCAACCCCGAACGACGCTGAAGCAATATCACGTCTGGTTCTCAGGGCGCATGGAGAAGTTATGTTCTGTGAACATATTTATTACCCTGACCGAGTAAAAGAAATGCTTGAATCCGGCGAAATGGTTTCGGGAGTGGCAGAAGCCGAGTGCGGTGAATTGATAGGTCATTGCGCACTTGTTGCCGATACACCCGGGACTAAAGTTGAAGAATTTACATACGGGGTGATGGACGGACGTTTCAGAAGTCGCGGGGTGACTGAACTTGCCGGAGTTGTGATTAATGAGGCGAGCAAACGTGGAATTTACGCTATCTACTCCATGGCTGTAACAAACCATGTTCATTCGCAGCGTATCCTCCTTGCAGAAGGATTTAAGGAGTGCTCTCTTTTTCTTGCAGCAAGCCCGGCATCCCACTGTTGGAACAACTCAAATGACAACATACCTGCCAGAATCGGAAATTTAGTTTTTTTAAAAGAACTTAAAACAGATAAATCAGAAAAATTATACATTCCAGCTAGACATGAAATGATGGTCCGGCGAATTTACGAACATCTCGGCTCTAATATTACTCAGGCGGAAACGCCAAAATCTGCACAAATAACCACACAGCACTCACAAATTTATACCAAAGCAGATTTGAAAGAAGGATGGACTTCCATAATTGTCCTCGAATACGGAATTGATTTCTTTCCACACATTAAACATCAATTCCATAACGCCTGCGCTCACGGAATTCCTTCAATCCAGATTATGCTGCCACTAAATAATCCTGCAACGCCTGCAATTAGCGAAAAATTTGAAAATATGGATTTCTTTTTCGCAGGAATAGGATTGAGCGATGATGGAAATGAAAATATCGTACTGCAATATTTGAATAATGCTGAACCGGATTTCGAGAAAGTGCATATCCACTCAGATTTTGCCAGAGAACTTAAAGATTATGTTCAGAAACAATTTGAGCTTTAA
- a CDS encoding IS481 family transposase codes for MSSFNQNIIKHKIGLLNLAEELGNVSRACKLMGFSRDTFYRYQSAKDEGGVEALFDKSRRKPNLKNRVDQAIEDAVFVYATDFPAHGQTRASNELRKLGVFVSPSGIRSIWMRHGLHNFKLRLKALEKISAEQGIVLTEAQVQALERKKDDDIAYGEIETAHPGYLGSQDTFYVGTIKGVGRIYQQTFVDTYSKWAAAKLYTTKTPITAADMLNDKVVPFFAEQDMGILRILTDRGTEYCGNLETHDYQLFLGVCGIEHTKTKVRHPQTNGICERFHKTILNEFYQVTFRRKIYSSIDQLQEDLDLWIDEYNTQRSHQGKMCCGRTPFATMIEAKPLWDEKVQSLD; via the coding sequence ATGTCCAGTTTCAATCAAAACATTATAAAACACAAGATTGGTCTGCTGAATCTGGCTGAAGAGCTTGGAAATGTTTCAAGAGCTTGCAAGTTGATGGGCTTTTCTCGTGATACTTTTTATCGGTATCAATCAGCCAAGGATGAAGGTGGAGTCGAAGCTCTTTTTGATAAATCCCGCCGCAAGCCAAACCTGAAAAATAGAGTTGATCAGGCTATCGAAGATGCAGTCTTTGTTTACGCAACTGACTTCCCTGCTCATGGACAAACAAGAGCCAGTAACGAGCTAAGAAAATTAGGTGTCTTTGTTTCGCCGTCCGGCATTAGATCTATTTGGATGCGACATGGTCTCCATAATTTTAAGCTCCGTCTGAAGGCTTTGGAAAAGATTTCAGCAGAACAAGGAATCGTCCTTACCGAAGCACAGGTTCAAGCTTTGGAAAGAAAAAAGGATGACGACATTGCTTACGGGGAAATCGAAACAGCCCATCCTGGCTATCTTGGCAGCCAAGACACCTTTTATGTTGGTACGATAAAGGGTGTAGGCCGGATCTATCAGCAGACCTTCGTAGACACCTACTCCAAGTGGGCAGCAGCAAAACTCTATACGACCAAAACACCAATCACTGCCGCTGACATGCTGAATGATAAGGTTGTTCCCTTCTTTGCTGAACAGGATATGGGGATTTTGCGTATTCTCACTGATAGAGGCACAGAATATTGCGGTAATTTAGAAACACATGATTACCAGTTGTTTCTTGGCGTTTGTGGCATTGAGCACACAAAAACAAAAGTACGCCATCCACAAACAAACGGGATCTGCGAACGTTTCCACAAAACTATTTTAAATGAATTCTATCAGGTGACGTTCAGGCGCAAAATATATTCATCGATTGATCAATTACAGGAAGATTTGGATCTTTGGATAGATGAATATAACACGCAACGTTCTCATCAAGGGAAAATGTGTTGCGGTCGAACACCATTCGCAACTATGATAGAGGCCAAACCACTTTGGGATGAAAAGGTCCAAAGTTTAGACTAA
- a CDS encoding ABC transporter substrate-binding protein, with amino-acid sequence MFNKGLILLAAFIFLICSTSAQAKPKVLVIESYHAEYQWDINYEKGLESILKDVADIYYFRMDTKRIKTELHEERAALAWQAYTTLMPDVVVLADDNAIKFLGSKFIETETPVVYLGINNNPRNYIPLNKNITGVLERPLYKRSVKYLKKILHIEQGKILVLLDTGTTSKVLCDSVFEGCKSLRIGDVQVDIELVGSFNDWKDIVNRSDEKGYSAIILGLFHTLHERGKSVSSPDIMAWTYENTPVPLFCFWEMDVGKNKTIGGLVLSGEVQGSTAGEIVLDILNGVPVNKIKPIIPTQGLFLFSSSELKKWRIVLPRQIRDKATFVE; translated from the coding sequence ATGTTTAATAAGGGCTTAATTCTTTTAGCGGCATTTATATTTTTAATATGCTCAACCAGCGCTCAGGCTAAACCTAAAGTTTTAGTTATTGAAAGTTATCATGCTGAGTATCAGTGGGATATCAATTATGAAAAGGGACTTGAGTCAATTTTGAAAGATGTTGCTGATATTTATTATTTCAGAATGGATACTAAAAGAATAAAGACTGAGCTGCATGAAGAGAGAGCCGCTCTTGCTTGGCAGGCTTATACAACGTTGATGCCGGATGTTGTTGTTTTAGCTGATGATAACGCTATTAAGTTTTTAGGAAGCAAGTTTATTGAAACAGAAACTCCGGTTGTTTATCTTGGGATTAATAATAATCCACGGAATTACATTCCGCTTAATAAGAATATTACCGGAGTGCTTGAAAGGCCGTTGTATAAGCGCTCAGTTAAATATTTAAAGAAAATATTGCATATCGAACAGGGTAAAATTTTAGTGTTATTGGATACAGGAACAACCTCTAAAGTATTGTGTGATTCTGTATTTGAAGGATGTAAAAGTTTACGTATTGGTGATGTTCAGGTAGATATCGAGCTCGTTGGTTCCTTTAATGATTGGAAAGATATTGTAAATCGATCTGATGAAAAAGGTTATTCCGCTATCATACTCGGCCTGTTTCATACCCTTCATGAACGAGGAAAAAGTGTGAGTAGTCCTGATATTATGGCATGGACTTATGAAAACACTCCAGTTCCTCTTTTTTGTTTTTGGGAAATGGATGTTGGTAAGAATAAAACTATCGGCGGATTAGTTTTAAGTGGAGAGGTTCAAGGTTCAACAGCAGGTGAAATTGTTTTAGATATTTTGAATGGAGTACCCGTTAATAAAATTAAGCCGATTATTCCGACTCAGGGGCTTTTTCTTTTTAGTTCCTCTGAACTTAAAAAATGGAGAATTGTGCTTCCTCGCCAAATCAGGGATAAAGCTACTTTTGTGGAATAA
- a CDS encoding universal stress protein, whose amino-acid sequence MKLNKILVAFDGSENSFKAVEYVVDIVKNCPVSVVTILYVERLPDKDIFPDEKSWVKQCEENEKEINQKLAEAKKIILNAGISSEIAFVEYFASCQSPFHETDICTTGRSIGMDILRIREEGQYDTLVVGRRGVSKAQEFLFGSVSTKVVQSAIDCTVWVIN is encoded by the coding sequence GTGAAACTTAATAAGATACTTGTTGCTTTTGATGGTTCCGAAAACTCTTTTAAGGCAGTAGAGTACGTAGTTGATATTGTAAAAAATTGTCCTGTCAGCGTAGTTACAATACTTTATGTTGAACGATTACCTGATAAAGATATTTTCCCGGATGAAAAATCATGGGTTAAACAATGCGAAGAAAATGAAAAAGAGATTAATCAGAAGCTTGCAGAAGCCAAAAAGATTATTCTAAATGCTGGAATTTCGTCTGAAATAGCTTTCGTTGAATACTTTGCAAGTTGTCAATCTCCTTTTCATGAAACAGATATTTGTACTACAGGACGAAGTATAGGGATGGATATTTTAAGAATCAGAGAAGAAGGTCAATATGACACCCTTGTGGTCGGAAGGAGAGGAGTCAGCAAGGCTCAGGAATTTTTATTCGGTTCTGTTTCAACAAAAGTTGTTCAGTCTGCAATTGATTGTACAGTATGGGTCATAAACTGA
- a CDS encoding serine/threonine protein kinase, whose protein sequence is MSSEVRDLLHKYLPDYKSTRFGKIYTDTTEFMNIDHSDVIKLGDQHFLVLKNEEERRFGLVDPKYWVKRGKHLESGQPQILKLAFYEKFPMNIGPFKIECYRSPRKEARILELVKGDMRFMQGCSNEDEVGNNVRVLDIIRGKRLDIVVHNIPVDHKTYFYEYFPDILEKYIGSCEAIKFLHDHDEKHGDVRRDHLWVESGTGDYRWIDFDYAFELYENPFGLDVFGLGSILIYLVGKANFTMQTLLDLKIEHSILETLNSGDYSVVIGNRVVNVRKIYSYIPESLNNILMHFSSSSTVFYESVDELLFDMRRCLKEIRGL, encoded by the coding sequence ATGAGTAGCGAAGTTCGCGACCTGTTGCACAAGTATTTGCCGGATTACAAAAGTACACGTTTCGGCAAAATTTATACTGATACAACTGAATTTATGAATATTGATCATAGTGATGTTATCAAACTTGGTGATCAGCACTTTCTGGTGCTTAAGAATGAAGAAGAACGAAGATTCGGACTGGTAGACCCTAAGTATTGGGTGAAGCGTGGAAAGCATTTAGAATCAGGGCAGCCTCAAATTTTGAAATTAGCGTTTTATGAAAAATTCCCTATGAATATCGGTCCATTTAAAATTGAATGTTATAGAAGTCCACGCAAGGAAGCCAGAATTCTTGAGCTTGTTAAGGGTGATATGCGTTTTATGCAGGGATGTTCGAATGAAGATGAAGTTGGTAATAATGTCAGGGTTTTAGATATAATTCGTGGTAAACGTCTTGATATTGTTGTTCATAATATTCCTGTCGATCATAAGACTTATTTTTATGAATATTTTCCCGATATTTTGGAGAAGTATATCGGATCATGTGAAGCTATTAAGTTTTTGCATGACCATGATGAAAAGCACGGGGATGTGCGGCGTGATCATCTGTGGGTTGAAAGTGGAACAGGGGATTACAGGTGGATTGATTTTGATTACGCTTTTGAATTGTATGAAAATCCTTTCGGCCTTGATGTTTTCGGACTTGGAAGCATCCTTATATATCTTGTAGGTAAAGCTAATTTTACGATGCAAACTCTGCTTGATTTAAAAATTGAACACTCAATTCTCGAAACGCTTAACAGTGGAGACTATTCTGTCGTTATAGGAAACAGAGTTGTTAATGTTCGTAAAATATATAGTTATATTCCGGAATCTTTGAATAATATTTTGATGCATTTTTCATCTTCGAGTACAGTGTTTTATGAGTCGGTAGATGAACTGTTGTTTGATATGCGAAGGTGTTTGAAAGAAATTCGTGGCTTATAG
- a CDS encoding multidrug efflux SMR transporter, whose amino-acid sequence MLYSWIILFISIFAEVSGTLCLKYSHGFSRIIPTIFVFIFYGLSFWGLSVVLKKIEVGIAYAVWAGIGTAAVALIGICFLGERVSAMKIASLLLIIVGVVGLNFSTSSH is encoded by the coding sequence ATGCTTTATAGCTGGATTATTCTTTTTATTTCAATTTTTGCTGAAGTAAGTGGAACTTTGTGTCTGAAATATTCTCATGGTTTCAGCAGGATAATTCCGACCATTTTTGTTTTTATTTTTTATGGTCTTTCTTTTTGGGGGCTTTCAGTTGTATTGAAAAAAATTGAAGTAGGTATTGCATATGCGGTTTGGGCCGGTATCGGAACGGCAGCCGTTGCTCTTATCGGGATTTGCTTTTTAGGCGAACGAGTGTCTGCGATGAAAATAGCATCACTTTTGCTTATTATTGTCGGGGTTGTCGGTTTAAATTTTTCAACTTCAAGTCATTAG
- a CDS encoding esterase-like activity of phytase family protein, with amino-acid sequence MFKKFIVAGALLALNVGFACAADFEIEKYEIETPLKYNVSYNGKYADRFSEGFPIGIGSGMTYVGMAKDGTRIFYAIGDRGPNAASPYVLVDGKKVPSKVFPAPDFTPSYGAIGLKDGKVTLMSLIEIKDMNGQRISGRPLPVGLVGSTGEIPLSDTYKILSYDKEGLDTEGIAIDRKDGNLWICDEYGPFIAKMDVNTGRIIKKYSPGDGLPDILAKRQPNRGMEGIAVTPSNKVLGAIQSICDVDGKVASSKAPFTRLVLLDPETCETKMFAYPVDVDAYKKCKDVKIGDLHAVSDTEFLIIEQGSGKDGLRNIIYLIDIKDATDLTDKKTEKGEELEMVSGVDELKSLSIKMAEKKKIISLRDYGWKPEKAEGLALLPDMKTLAICSDNDFGFGSVTVKPVKDKDGKNVKKLTKYVIDDDKMTYDGARVETSFELKSTGEKAGFWMIKCSGSYLI; translated from the coding sequence ATGTTTAAGAAATTTATCGTTGCAGGAGCTTTGCTTGCCCTGAATGTCGGGTTTGCATGTGCCGCTGATTTTGAAATTGAGAAATATGAAATAGAAACTCCTCTAAAGTACAATGTTTCGTACAATGGGAAATATGCTGATCGTTTTTCTGAAGGTTTTCCTATCGGGATAGGCTCAGGTATGACTTATGTAGGGATGGCCAAAGATGGTACCAGAATTTTTTATGCAATTGGTGATCGTGGTCCCAATGCGGCCAGTCCTTATGTTTTAGTTGATGGCAAAAAGGTGCCGTCAAAGGTTTTTCCCGCCCCTGATTTTACTCCTTCATACGGAGCAATAGGTCTTAAAGACGGAAAAGTTACTCTTATGAGTCTCATTGAAATTAAAGACATGAACGGCCAAAGAATCTCAGGACGTCCTTTACCTGTAGGCCTTGTTGGTTCTACTGGTGAAATACCGTTGTCCGATACATATAAGATCCTCAGCTATGATAAAGAAGGGTTGGATACCGAAGGGATAGCTATTGACCGTAAAGATGGAAACCTCTGGATTTGTGATGAATATGGTCCGTTTATAGCTAAAATGGATGTGAACACAGGCCGTATAATTAAAAAGTATTCTCCGGGAGACGGACTGCCTGATATTCTCGCAAAACGTCAACCCAACCGAGGAATGGAAGGAATTGCAGTAACTCCTTCGAATAAAGTTCTAGGAGCTATTCAGTCTATTTGCGATGTCGATGGAAAAGTTGCATCAAGTAAAGCTCCTTTTACCCGTCTGGTATTACTTGATCCTGAGACTTGTGAAACAAAGATGTTCGCTTATCCCGTTGATGTTGACGCTTATAAAAAATGTAAGGATGTCAAGATTGGTGATCTTCACGCTGTAAGTGATACGGAATTTTTGATTATCGAACAAGGATCAGGAAAGGACGGCTTGCGTAATATAATTTATTTGATTGATATAAAGGATGCAACTGACCTTACAGATAAGAAAACAGAGAAAGGTGAGGAACTCGAAATGGTTTCAGGTGTTGATGAGTTGAAATCTCTCAGCATAAAAATGGCTGAAAAGAAGAAAATTATAAGTCTCCGTGATTATGGATGGAAACCTGAAAAGGCCGAAGGACTTGCTCTTCTCCCTGACATGAAAACCCTTGCAATCTGTTCTGATAACGATTTTGGATTTGGTTCTGTGACTGTTAAACCTGTAAAAGACAAAGACGGTAAGAATGTTAAAAAGCTAACAAAATACGTTATTGATGATGATAAGATGACTTATGATGGAGCGAGAGTTGAAACGTCATTTGAACTTAAATCAACAGGTGAAAAAGCCGGTTTTTGGATGATTAAATGTAGTGGTTCATACTTGATCTGA